The DNA window GACATACCCGCGCAGGGCGAGTAGCGAAGCGAGGTCCCTTGACCGTTCCAGCTGGGTGTGGACGAGGAGTGTTCCTATCAACAACAGGGACCGGATCCCGGCCCCCTTTCCTTTCAGGGTCAGGGCTACCCTGATCCTCCGAAGGTCCTGGTGTGCGATCTCCAGGGACTGGATTGCGATCTCTGCGAGCAGCCCAATATCGAAGCCAAGGTGCCGGCCAAAGAGCCAGACCGCGAGGTCCAACATCTCCCCATCGACTCGTTCTTCATACGCCCATGATGCGATCAGCAGCACGACGGTGATCCTGAGCAGGTAACTTCCGCCATCGCCGCCGGAGAAGTGCGTTATGATCGCTGAGAGGCCGATCATCGTCCCCATCGCGAGGATCACACCTTTCTTTGGGAGGGCTCGCCACGACCGGGTGAAGAGCAGCCACCAGACCAGGACCAGGGCGGCGGTCAGCATCGATGAATACGCCGCCCATGAGAGGATGAGGGTCGCTCCAAGTCTTATCCGTTGATCCTGCATGCCGCCTCCTTCAGGTCCTCTGGGGTCAGATTCTCCGGCACGACACCTGCACGGAGGAGCATCAGTACCGGAGGCGGAGCGGTCTGCCATGTTTTTATTCCCTCAGGCACCGGGCCACAGCAGACCAGTTGATGATCCCGGATCTCCCAGATCATGTCGACCCTTGGAAAGGTCCACTGTTCGTGGGTGAAGAGGATTGTGATCCTGCTCTGTCGTTCACCGAGCCTTCTACAGACCCGTTCCTTCTCCATGCAATCGAGCGAACTGAGTGGTTCGTCCAGCACCAGCAGGTCATGGTCGCTGGCAAGAATGCAGGTGAGTTGGAGTCGTTTCTGTTCGCCGCGGCTGAGTGTGAGGGGGTCTCGCTGCTCCAGACCAGTCAGTCTCGCTTCGGCGAGGATGAGGTCCGGGTCGATCCCCCATGATGTAGCCTCGGCGTGGAGTGTCCGCTGGGTTATCTGGTACTCCGGGAACTGGAGCGAGAGCATCGTCTTCTTGATTCCATCAAGTCTTACCCTCCCTTCTGCAGGCTGGGCGACCCCGGTCATCACCTCGGCAAGTGAAGACTTGCCTGCACCGATCCGCCCGGTGATCAGGTGGACACCTGGGGTGAAGGTGGCATCACACGAGAGGGACCAGTCCTCGTGCCGGATCACGACCTTCTCCAGCGTCAGGTGCATCGGCCCCCCTCCATCCAGAAGAAGAGGGGGGAGAACCCCTCTGTCCTGATCTGGTTGAAGACAGCCCCGGGTCTGCCGGAAGCCAGGACCTGACCGTCTTTTAAGAAGATCACCTGGTCTGCTGCTGATGCGAGAGCCATGTTCTGGGTGCAGAAGAGCAGGTACCTGACTGAGGAAGGCTGAATCAGCCTGGTGATCCCGGCCAGGGTCTGATGATCGAGGTATGCATCGAACTCGTCCAGGATCAGCACGGTCGGTTCCTTCACCAGCGCAGTCGCCAGTGCCACGACCCCTTTCTCCCCGCCTGAGAGTGTTCTGGTCAACCGGTCGAGGAGGTGGACGATTCCGAGCCGGTCGCAGACCTGTTCGACGGCGGACTCTGTCTCCTGGCACGAGAGGCCGGCGAACCGGCATGGGGACGCCACTTCGTCCCTGACCGTTGAGAAGAGGATGTTCCGGTCAGGAGATGAGGAAACCCATGCGACCTCCATCTCTCGTGGCGGTGTTCCATCGATCAACACGGTCCCCTGTGTGGGGGTCGTGAGCCCGGCGCAGACCTCAAGGAGTGTGGTCTTGCCTGACCCGTTCGGGCCGATAACGGCGGTTGCTCCCCTATCGATCGAGAGGGTGGGTATCTTTACCACCCGCTGGTTGATCTGTGAGAGTGTGATCATCTGATGCGTCTTTCGATCAGATAGGCGCCGAAGGCTTTGAGGATATCTCCTGGAATGAATGGGAGGACACCCAGGGCCAGCGCCCCCGCGACAGTCATCCCCGTAGAACTGACCATCCAGAGAGTTCCGCAGAGGTAGATGATCAGGGTCCCGGCGGTAAGTCCGCTGATCCGGATCCCGGTGCGTTTCTGTTCATAGGCGAGCCCAACGATGGCCGCCGCTGGAATGAATCCGACGATGAATCCTCCGGTCGGGCCGAGCAGCACTCCAACACCAGAGAGGCCATTATGAAAGACTGGTATGTTCAGTACTCCAAGCAGAAGATAAGCAAGCGGCGGCAAGAATCCATACCGTTTCAGCAGTGCACCGGAGAGCAGCACAAAGAGCGTCTGCAGTGTCAGGGGGACTGGTATGAATGGGATCGAGATCCACCCCCCGATTGTTATCAGTGCGATACATGTCGCGGTGGTGGTCAGCACCCGCGCCCGATCGATGTTGCCAAACATTCGTCAACCTCTAATTATTATTTTGGTTGACGGTAAAAAGAGGTTATGTATGAAAGCAGTCGCCTGCTATGACCCGCTCTATCTTACCGTTCTCTTTCCTGACGATCAGGGCACCGTACTCATCGATGTCGATCGCTTCACCTTCGAAGCTGTTCCGCATCGTGTTCACCCGCACATGCTGTTCGAGCGTATACGACATCGACTTCCACTCACGGAGGATCGCATCGTACTCCCCGCTCTCCAGCACCTGGTAATGCCGTTCGAACTCACGGAGGACCCTGGCCAGAAACGCCGCCCGATCCACCTCGTGTTCCAGTTCCTCGCTGATGGTGGTGACCCCACTTCGGAGTTCAGGCGAAAGTGTATCGAGTTTGATGTTCACATCGATCCCGATCCCGAGCAGGCAGTAGTGAATGGAGTCGGACTCCGCTGCCAGTTCCAGCAACAGCCCGGCGACTTTTTTATCGCCGATATAGACATCGTTCGGCCATTTTATCAGGGCGCCGATGTCGAACTCTTTTCGAATGGCCCGAGCGATGGCAACCGCACCGGCCATCGTGATCATAAAGACATGATCGATCGGGATCGTCGGTTTCAGAATCAGCGTGATCCAGATCCCGCCCTGCGGTGAGACCCAGGCCCTGCTGAGCCTACCGACCCCACCAGTCTGCTCCTCGGCGATGATCACAGTGCCGTGTAGTGCTGCGACGTCTCCCTCGGTGGCCAGGGTTCTGGCCACATCGTTCGTCGACGGGGTCGTCTTCAGATACTGCATCTGGCGTCCTATCACCTGAGTCCTGAGGTGCTTCTGGATCTCGTATGGAAGGAGCATCGTGCTCGCACTGATCAACTGGTACCCTTCCTGCTGAGAGGCGTTGATCTCGTACCCCATCTCCCTGAGATCCTTGATATGTTTCCAGACCGCCGACCGGGTGATGGCGAGTGATGCACTGAGCGACTCTCCTGATATCGGACCTCCTGCTTCCTCAAGGAGTTTGAGTACTCTAAAGACAGATTCTTTCATGATCGATTACCTTTTTGCGCCGATCTGCTCGCCTGGGAGCGGACACGGATCTTTCCCGCAGACTTGTTTTAATATTTCGGACTGATGCTCCATCAGATTTGCAAGGTCAAAGATGCCGGTGATATCCACGACACCGATGGCTGCGATCGCCTCGCCATCCTGGTCCCGCACTGGCGTGACCACCACCGGCACCCGAACATAAATTCCTGATGCAGGCGTTCTCTTCACGATCTGGTTCTTCTCCAACACTTCTTCAAGAACCGGGCCTGTGTAAGCAGCGTCCACGACCCTGCCATCTTCGATCCTGATCCCGTGGTGTTCACGAGAACGTGCCGTAACCGGGAGCCGGTTCAGCAGTTCATGCATCGCCATCATGATCGGGATCAGATCATCGGGCCCTGCACTGGCAGAGATCGTGTACTGGTGCATAAAACCTCGTAAAATTCATTATTATGCAGATAAAATAATGTTTCGGTCTCAGGCAGCCCCGGGTCGCACAACTCTCTCGAATAGTTTTCCCCTGGCAACGCTCCTGCTGCCCATACGATGACCCGGTTAACATGGGGCGGGAGATTCCTGCCAGGATGCCTGATTGGAAGCCCGGGCAGGAGCACGCATGCTTAGGAACCGGTATCCGGTTAGAAGATTGTCGCTTCTCCGCTGCAGAAGGTGGCGAGGATATCCCTCGATGGGTACTCGTGGATAGTGGTCACTAAAACAGTTCCGCGGCTGATCGTCGCCTCCACCATCACTGCATTTCCATGGGCAGAGGCTATGACCATACCCTCGTATGTTGGGAACCAGCCATCACATTCGAGGTGGTCGTGATCATAGCCTTCAAAGAGGGTTGACCAGTGTCCGGCGTCGTTGAAGGTCACCGATTGCTCGCCATACTGATGATGGTACGTGAGCTGAAACGGCAGCCAGTCATAGGCATCGGGCCGGTCTGCTGCCGCCCCGAAGACGATCAGAGAACCACCGCCCTCAACAAACCGGCGGATCCGCCCGCTTGATGCTCTGAGGGCAGGGAGGAGGTGGGAATACTCCCTGTTGCCGAACCCGGTCGGCACCACCAGCGTTGAAAAACTGCCGCGGAAGAACGGGGTCGCGACCAGCTGGGGGGTCACCAGTTCACAGTTCACTCCACAGTCCTCGATGAACCTGGAGAGTACCTGCGGCTGGTCCCAGAGCAGCCCTGCCCGGGGAGTGCTCATCCTTTGATCACTCCGAGTGGATCCAGCCTGGCTACCCCAGCCGAGAGGCCGGCCTCGATCACCACCCTGATCACCTCGCCGCTCGGTTTGTACACGCCGGGCGCCTCCTCGGCGATGGCAGCATCGTTCGGGGCCCGAACCAGGATCCCGCTCTCCCCGAGGCGGGCCTTCACCTGCTGCCCGGTGAAGGTTCTCTTGGCTTCAGACCGGGACATCACCCTCCCTGCCCCGTGGCAGGTCGAGCCGAAGGTCCGCTCCATCGCAGTACTGGTCCCATGCAGCAGGTATGAAGAGGTCCCCATCGAGCCGGGGATGATCACCGGCTGTCCGATCGAGGTCAGTTCTGGGGGCAGGTCTGGAGATCCCGGGCCGAACGCCCGGGTTGCCCCCTTCCGATGGACGCAGACCTCTGTTGCGACCCCGTTGACCTGGTGCGTCTCAAACTTGGCGATGTTATGGGCCACGTCGTAGACCAGCGGCATCTCTTCAGGGCTGATCCGGAAGGCCCGGGAGAAGACCTGCCTGACCTGGTGCGTGATCATCTGCCGATTGGCCCAGGCATAGTTGGCGGCCGCGGCCATCGCCCCGAAGTAGGCGGTTCCTTCAGGTGAGTCGAGCGGAGCACAGGCCAGCTGCCGATCAGGAAGGTTGATCCCGTACTTCTTCGTCGCTGCTTCGAGAGTCTTTAAATGGTCTGTACAGACCTGGTGGCCGAGTCCCCGAGACCCGCAGTGGATCATCACACAGACCTGCCCCTGCTCGACTCCGAACAGGCCGGCTGCTTTGTGATCGGCGATCTCCCCGACCACCTGCACCTCAAGGAAGTGATTGCCGGCACCGAGGGTCCCCGGCTGTGGGATGCCGCGCTGCCGAGCTTTCTGGCTGACCGCGTCGGGGTTTGCCTCCTTCATTCGCCCCTGCTCCTCGCACCGGACCAGATCGTGTTCGGTTCCGAACCCCTGCTCGACCGCCCAGCCGGCTCCATCGGTCAGGATTCCGGTGAGGTCGCTGGACGAGACAGGTCTGGCCGACTTCGCCCCGACCCCCGTCGGAACCGCATGAAAGAGTTCCTCGATCAACGCCTTCTTTGAAGTCAGGTCCTTCACCTTCAGCGGCGTCGTGATCAGCCTGACCCCGCAGTTGATATCAAAACCGACCCCGCCCGGGGAGATCACACCATTTTCACGGGGAAAGGCCGCGACCCCGCCGATTGGAAATCCATATCCCCAGTGTATGTCTGGCATCGCCAGGGAATGGTTGATGATCCCTGGCATCGTCGCCACATTGGCGAGCTGCCTGATGGCCCCCTCCTCGAGCGTCGCTTCCAGTCCGTTGGAGAGGAAGAACCGGCCCGACACCTTCATCCCCGGGACGTACCCGATCGGCACCTCCCACTCCACATCGCTGATCTGTGTAACTCCTTTCAACATATCCCCACCTCAGACATCAAACAGTATATCGAGTTGATAAGCATTCTCCACCGTTTCAATTGAGAGACCATAGAACGAGATCCCTTTCACCTCGCTGCCGGCATGAAGGGCCTGGTCGAAGGGTTCTCCCGTGAGGATCGCGCTCAGGGTCTGTTCGCCTTCATGCTGGGCAAGACTGACCTTTACATGGCAGAAGACCAGCCCCTTCACCTCGGTGAGGTAGAGCACCTCTGAAAGGAACTCCTGCATCAGGGCCACCTGGTCGGCGGCACTGACCGTACATTCGCAGGTATGATCCCCGCCTCCCTGGCATCCGCCATAGATCGTCTGCATCAGCGCCCTGACAGCCTCAGCATAGAGGAGGGGCAGGGTCGGTGCATTGATCCGGTACAGCACGTCCGCTGTATGTTCAAGTTCGGTGATCGTCATCAGTACCAGTCAGGATCCTGTCTGAAGAATGAGGATGGGATCAGCCCGGCATGGATCGTCTGCAGGTCGCGCGCCTGGTAGATGGAGACATAGATCACCTGACCGCCAAGGTGTATCTGAAGGTCTGAGGGCTTGGGGGGCCTGGCCGTGACCGGCAGCAGCACCGGGCCACCACAAGAGGTACAGATCCGAAAATCGCAGTTCCGCTCTTTAATATAGGCGATCACATCTTCATTGACGGTGATCTCTGCATCGGATACTGGCTGATCCCTGGGGATAGACATGGTGCTCTATCAGTCATCAGGCAAAGAGAAAAACGTAATGGTAAAGGAAAAATAGATACGGGCTATACAGCAGACTGCATGACCCGAGTCACTAGATCGAGGTATTTCTCTTTGAGTTCATAGACGCAATTGTTCCCCTCGATCGGTTTTCTGACATGGAGAATCCCGATACGCGAGGCAATCGTCCCGACCATCGAGGCGATCGAGTGATAAGTGATCGCATAGTGTTGCTGCATCTCCTCAAAGATCAGAGGTACTGTCAGTGACTTGATCCTGACAAAGAGGTTCAACAGTTCTCGTCTGATGCCGGTATGATCCCGTGAGAGATAACCCCTGAGGCGATCTTCGATACTGCGTTTGATATCCCCCGGCGATCTCATGGGAGCATATTCCGCATGAATTAATAAATATCTTCTTATTTCATCCTGAACCAGTTGCTCATGTGAAAAGTGAGATAAATTTTAATAGAATATTTTGCATGAGTGGGGCTGACTGCCCATCTAAATAGTCGGTGTCGTCTTATAATTTCGGAGAAGGTCCAATCCTTCAATGAATCCGAACTCTTTAATCTTTCACGAGCAAAAAAAGGTACATGGGATTTTTCAGTTACGATATCAACAAATATCCTCCCAAGGAGATGATGACAATCCCACTCGTCATCCTCGTTATCGCACTGATCATCCTTGGCATCAACATGGCCCATACTGGTATGCCTGTGACGCCGGGGATTGACTTTGCAGGGGGGACTGCGGTGACCCTCTTCACAGCAGACAGTAAGGATACTATCCAGTCCTACTTTACGGATTACCCAATCCTTGAGGTTGGAGAAGGGGTTGGCGGTGGGAAATACCTGACCTTCGGGCCGCTCGATGACACCCGTTTCCGCGCGCTCTCTGCACTGATCCTGGAGAAATACCCGGATGCGAAGATCGATCAGGTCGGTGAATCGTTCGGGAAGTCTTTGCAAGAACAGGCTGTGCTGGCGCTGATCCTCTCGTTCATCGGGATGTCACTGGTCGTCTTCCTTGCATTCCGGACCTTTGTTCCGTGTCTGGCTGTGGTCGTCTCTGCGTTCTCTGACATAGCAATCGCCGCAGCTCTGATGAACCTGACTGGCGTCCCGCTGACCCTTGGAACGGTGGCTGCTCTGCTGATGTTGATAGGATACTCGGTGGACAGCGATATACTGCTGACCAATCGGGTGCTCAAACGGCAGGGGAACCTCCGCGACAAGATGGCGGGGGCGTTCACCACCGGGATCATCATGACCTCGACCGCTATCGCCGCGGTCGCAGCGATGTGGATCGTCTCCTATGTCGGGCAGGTTCAGACCATCAATGAGATCAGTACCGTGATCCTGTTCGGGCTCTTTGCCGATGTATTCAACACCTGGGTGCTGAATGCGGGTCTGCTCAGATGGTACATGGAAGGTAAGGAATCCAGGGGGAGAGCATGACCAAGCGAGAGAAGATTAAGAGAAACAGTGAGACCGAAGCGGTTCCTATGACCCGGACGGGGAAGGGGATCGATTGGAAGGCACTGCTGACCGACTGGCGTGTCGCATTGGTGCTGATACTGGTTGTGCTCTCAGTGATTGCAATCTATCCTCACTTCGACAGCGATGGAAAACTCACTACCGACATACAATACGGCCTTGACCTGCAGGAAGGGGCTTGGATACAACTTGAACTGAAGTCAGAGGTCGTCACGTTCGAGACCACCAACAAGACTGCAGACTTCATCGCAGCCCTCGACAAGCAGCTCGATACCCAGGTGGAGTCGACGGGAGCGAACCAACTTGAGATTAGGAAGGCGTTCACGCAGGATCAATTGACCACAGCCTTCCAGGCGGCCGGTGGCAAACTGGATACATATCAACAGGGTGTCACCAAGTCGACAGCTGAGGATGTAAAACGGATCCTTGAGAACAAGATCAATAGCCTCGGCACCAAGGACGCCAAGGTGAACACCCTCTCCGGCCTGAACGGTGTCACCCAGTATATTCGGGTTGAACTCGCTGGCGTGGATATGAACACGGCTCAGGAGATCGTCGGAAAGCAGGGTAAGTTTGAGATCAGGATCAACACCACAGATAACCAGTCTGAGCATGTGCTCTATGGTGATTCGATCACCAGCGTCTCGATGCCCTCACAGAGTCCGGTTGGCTCGGGCAACTGGGGTGTCGGGTTCACGCTCTCTGATGCCGGCGCGGCCGCGTTCAGAAACGGTTCGATCCAGTATGGGGCCGTCGATGACCCATCCAACCACAACCTGGTGATGATACTCGACAATCAGTCGGTATACAGTGCCCCGCTCAGCAGCGACCTTGCTGCCAAACTCCGTGCATCGCCGAGTGTCAAAGAACTCTTTGCCTCGACCGGTTCCGGAACAGATGGGCAGAACTCAGCGCAGAACCTGGAGATCCACCTCCGTGCCGGGGCCCTCCCGGTCGATGTCTCGGTCGCCGGGTCTGGTTCAGTTTCTGCCTCCCTTGGCGAGCACTTCAAGCTGATGTCCATTCTGGCCGGGCTCTTCGCCTTGATCACTGTCGGGCTGGTCATCTTCTTCCGGTACCGGGAACCCCTGATTGTGCTCCCGATGATCGGGACCAACATGGCAGAGATCGTTATCCTGCTCGGGATCGCCCGGTTCACACAGCAGCTGGACCTGGCAACAATTGCAGGGTTGATTGCTGTGCTGGGTACAGGGATCGACCAGTTGATCATCATCACTGACGAGGTGCTCCATGAGGGGAGGGTTCCTTCGCCGAACCTGTACCTGAAACGGCTCTCACGTGCGCTTGGGATCATCGTCATATCGGCGCTGACGGTCTTCATGGCCATGCTCCCACTGGCGGTGATGTCCCTCTCGACATTACGCGGGTTTGCGATCATCACGATCCTCGGTGTGTTGATTGGTGTGATCATCACCCGGCCGGCATATGGGCGGATTATCATGGCGATTCTGTCACGATAACCCTACAAAATATTTATCTTCTTTTTGAGCAAGAGATTCCTCACAAGAGGAAGTGCACATGTCAAAACCAGTACTGATTGACTTTTATGCAGAGTGGTGCGGACCATGCAAGATGCAGTCCCCCCTGATCGACCGTTTGAAGGAGAAGATGGGCGATGCCA is part of the Methanosphaerula palustris E1-9c genome and encodes:
- a CDS encoding ATP-binding cassette domain-containing protein, whose protein sequence is MHLTLEKVVIRHEDWSLSCDATFTPGVHLITGRIGAGKSSLAEVMTGVAQPAEGRVRLDGIKKTMLSLQFPEYQITQRTLHAEATSWGIDPDLILAEARLTGLEQRDPLTLSRGEQKRLQLTCILASDHDLLVLDEPLSSLDCMEKERVCRRLGERQSRITILFTHEQWTFPRVDMIWEIRDHQLVCCGPVPEGIKTWQTAPPPVLMLLRAGVVPENLTPEDLKEAACRING
- a CDS encoding energy-coupling factor ABC transporter ATP-binding protein, which encodes MITLSQINQRVVKIPTLSIDRGATAVIGPNGSGKTTLLEVCAGLTTPTQGTVLIDGTPPREMEVAWVSSSPDRNILFSTVRDEVASPCRFAGLSCQETESAVEQVCDRLGIVHLLDRLTRTLSGGEKGVVALATALVKEPTVLILDEFDAYLDHQTLAGITRLIQPSSVRYLLFCTQNMALASAADQVIFLKDGQVLASGRPGAVFNQIRTEGFSPLFFWMEGGRCT
- a CDS encoding biotin transporter BioY — its product is MFGNIDRARVLTTTATCIALITIGGWISIPFIPVPLTLQTLFVLLSGALLKRYGFLPPLAYLLLGVLNIPVFHNGLSGVGVLLGPTGGFIVGFIPAAAIVGLAYEQKRTGIRISGLTAGTLIIYLCGTLWMVSSTGMTVAGALALGVLPFIPGDILKAFGAYLIERRIR
- a CDS encoding biotin--[acetyl-CoA-carboxylase] ligase produces the protein MKESVFRVLKLLEEAGGPISGESLSASLAITRSAVWKHIKDLREMGYEINASQQEGYQLISASTMLLPYEIQKHLRTQVIGRQMQYLKTTPSTNDVARTLATEGDVAALHGTVIIAEEQTGGVGRLSRAWVSPQGGIWITLILKPTIPIDHVFMITMAGAVAIARAIRKEFDIGALIKWPNDVYIGDKKVAGLLLELAAESDSIHYCLLGIGIDVNIKLDTLSPELRSGVTTISEELEHEVDRAAFLARVLREFERHYQVLESGEYDAILREWKSMSYTLEQHVRVNTMRNSFEGEAIDIDEYGALIVRKENGKIERVIAGDCFHT
- a CDS encoding DUF2111 domain-containing protein, with protein sequence MHQYTISASAGPDDLIPIMMAMHELLNRLPVTARSREHHGIRIEDGRVVDAAYTGPVLEEVLEKNQIVKRTPASGIYVRVPVVVTPVRDQDGEAIAAIGVVDITGIFDLANLMEHQSEILKQVCGKDPCPLPGEQIGAKR
- a CDS encoding RtcB family protein, with the translated sequence MLKGVTQISDVEWEVPIGYVPGMKVSGRFFLSNGLEATLEEGAIRQLANVATMPGIINHSLAMPDIHWGYGFPIGGVAAFPRENGVISPGGVGFDINCGVRLITTPLKVKDLTSKKALIEELFHAVPTGVGAKSARPVSSSDLTGILTDGAGWAVEQGFGTEHDLVRCEEQGRMKEANPDAVSQKARQRGIPQPGTLGAGNHFLEVQVVGEIADHKAAGLFGVEQGQVCVMIHCGSRGLGHQVCTDHLKTLEAATKKYGINLPDRQLACAPLDSPEGTAYFGAMAAAANYAWANRQMITHQVRQVFSRAFRISPEEMPLVYDVAHNIAKFETHQVNGVATEVCVHRKGATRAFGPGSPDLPPELTSIGQPVIIPGSMGTSSYLLHGTSTAMERTFGSTCHGAGRVMSRSEAKRTFTGQQVKARLGESGILVRAPNDAAIAEEAPGVYKPSGEVIRVVIEAGLSAGVARLDPLGVIKG
- a CDS encoding archease — encoded protein: MTITELEHTADVLYRINAPTLPLLYAEAVRALMQTIYGGCQGGGDHTCECTVSAADQVALMQEFLSEVLYLTEVKGLVFCHVKVSLAQHEGEQTLSAILTGEPFDQALHAGSEVKGISFYGLSIETVENAYQLDILFDV
- a CDS encoding DUF2551 domain-containing protein, translated to MRSPGDIKRSIEDRLRGYLSRDHTGIRRELLNLFVRIKSLTVPLIFEEMQQHYAITYHSIASMVGTIASRIGILHVRKPIEGNNCVYELKEKYLDLVTRVMQSAV
- a CDS encoding protein translocase subunit SecF, translating into MGFFSYDINKYPPKEMMTIPLVILVIALIILGINMAHTGMPVTPGIDFAGGTAVTLFTADSKDTIQSYFTDYPILEVGEGVGGGKYLTFGPLDDTRFRALSALILEKYPDAKIDQVGESFGKSLQEQAVLALILSFIGMSLVVFLAFRTFVPCLAVVVSAFSDIAIAAALMNLTGVPLTLGTVAALLMLIGYSVDSDILLTNRVLKRQGNLRDKMAGAFTTGIIMTSTAIAAVAAMWIVSYVGQVQTINEISTVILFGLFADVFNTWVLNAGLLRWYMEGKESRGRA
- a CDS encoding preprotein translocase subunit SecD, translating into MTKREKIKRNSETEAVPMTRTGKGIDWKALLTDWRVALVLILVVLSVIAIYPHFDSDGKLTTDIQYGLDLQEGAWIQLELKSEVVTFETTNKTADFIAALDKQLDTQVESTGANQLEIRKAFTQDQLTTAFQAAGGKLDTYQQGVTKSTAEDVKRILENKINSLGTKDAKVNTLSGLNGVTQYIRVELAGVDMNTAQEIVGKQGKFEIRINTTDNQSEHVLYGDSITSVSMPSQSPVGSGNWGVGFTLSDAGAAAFRNGSIQYGAVDDPSNHNLVMILDNQSVYSAPLSSDLAAKLRASPSVKELFASTGSGTDGQNSAQNLEIHLRAGALPVDVSVAGSGSVSASLGEHFKLMSILAGLFALITVGLVIFFRYREPLIVLPMIGTNMAEIVILLGIARFTQQLDLATIAGLIAVLGTGIDQLIIITDEVLHEGRVPSPNLYLKRLSRALGIIVISALTVFMAMLPLAVMSLSTLRGFAIITILGVLIGVIITRPAYGRIIMAILSR